A genomic window from Gossypium hirsutum isolate 1008001.06 chromosome D10, Gossypium_hirsutum_v2.1, whole genome shotgun sequence includes:
- the LOC107961279 gene encoding uncharacterized protein isoform X2 yields the protein MYLRKAAVSLLRRVRLPSHSIFTSVSPPTTSMAIATPLPFSLSRKIQFPNQFGNGSSWSTTYVDPPIWTILSIQAGNCSLH from the exons ATGTATCTACGTAAAGCTGCCGTTAGTTTGCTAAGGAGAGTTCGCCTCCCTTCCCACTCCATCTTCACTTCTGTTTCTCCTCCAACAACTTCAATGGCTATTGCCACTCCGTTGCCGTTCTCTCTTTCCA GAAAAATCCAATTCCCCAATCAATTTGGTAATGGAAGTTCATGGAGTACGACTTATGTTGATCCTCCTATATGGACTATACTATCTATTCAAGCTG GAAATTGTAGTTTGCATTGA
- the LOC107961279 gene encoding uncharacterized protein isoform X1 has translation MYLRKAAVSLLRRVRLPSHSIFTSVSPPTTSMAIATPLPFSLSRKIQFPNQFGNGSSWSTTYVDPPIWTILSIQAGITSHFLSHQIFFLTYYTSLYLCTVSFFFCHFY, from the exons ATGTATCTACGTAAAGCTGCCGTTAGTTTGCTAAGGAGAGTTCGCCTCCCTTCCCACTCCATCTTCACTTCTGTTTCTCCTCCAACAACTTCAATGGCTATTGCCACTCCGTTGCCGTTCTCTCTTTCCA GAAAAATCCAATTCCCCAATCAATTTGGTAATGGAAGTTCATGGAGTACGACTTATGTTGATCCTCCTATATGGACTATACTATCTATTCAAGCTGGTATAACTTCTCACTTTCTCTCTCATCAAATTTTCTTTCTTACCTACTATACTAGTCTTTATCTCTGCACtgtatcttttttcttttgtcattTCTACTGA
- the LOC121222024 gene encoding uncharacterized protein — MNKEVLTSRLEVLLESERNDENLAEIIDTKLHLNFEIDKDERYWEQRARINWLKYGDRNTAFFHKQASQRRKYNRIQRLKFDDGRETEDCREMEAIASSYFLKLFSTGGRNCYEKILLGIDRCISEEDNTKLKARYTKEEIWKALSKIGPTKAPSEDGRLISDNVLLAYEILHTLKLKRLGKKGFMVVKLDMSKAYDRVEWGFVEGVMEKMGFDPGWVELVLKCVSSVSYSVICNRNTGRTFLPTRGLRQGDPLSPFLFLFCEEGISSLMRLAEGDNVLKGVKASRHGPAITHLLFADDCILFAEATEGGAHSLKQILKDYEVSSGQCVNFDKSMVFFSTNTKDREREAVSQILGVRRANDLERYLGLPSMVGRRKRSSFQILKDRLKQKIDN, encoded by the exons ATGAATAAAGAGGTTTTAACTTCAAGACTGGAAGTTTTACTTGAATCAGAAAGAAATGATGAGAACCTGGCAGAGATTATTGATACAAAACTCCACCTGAACTTTGAGATTGACAAGGATGAAAGATACTGGGAGCAAAGGGCCCGAATTAACTGGCTGAAATATGGAGACAGAAATACAGCTTTCTTTCACAAACAAGCGTCTCAAAGAAGGAAGTATAATAGGATCCAGAGGTTGAAATTTGATGATGGAAGGGAGACAGAGGATTGTAGGGAGATGGAGGCGATTGCTAGctcatattttttaaagttattttcaaCAGGAGGACGAAATTGCTATGAGAAAATTCTATTAGGTATTGATAGATGTATTTCTGAGGAAGATAACACTAAACTGAAGGCAAGGTACACGAAGGAAGAGATATGGAAAGCCCTTTCAAAAATAGGACCGACGAAAGCTCCAAGTGAGGATG GAAGGTTGATTTCTGATAACGTGCTCCTTGCTTATGAAATTCTTCACACCTTAAAACTCAAGAGGTTGGGAAAAAAAGGATTCATGGTTGTTAAATTGGACATGAGTAAGGCTTACGATAGAGTTGAATGGGGCTTTGTGGAAGGGGTGATGGAAAAAATGGGCTTTGATCCAGGATGGGTCGAGTTAGTATTGAAGTGTGTATCTTCGGTCTCGTATTCTGTGATTTGTAATAGAAATACTGGACGAACGTTTCTTCCGACTAGAGGTCTCAGACAAGGGGATCCTCTAAGCCCTTTCTTATTTCTCTTTTGTGAGGAGGGAATCTCAAGTTTAATGAGGCTTGCAGAAGGAGATAATGTTCTTAAAGGTGTTAAAGCAAGTAGACATGGGCCAGCTATAACTCACTTACTGTTTGCAGATGACTGTATTTTATTTGCAGAAGCTACTGAAGGGGGTGCACATTCATTAAAACAGATTTTGAAAGATTATGAGGTGAGTTCCGGGCAATGTGTGAATTTTGATAAATCGATGGTTTTCTTCAGTACAAACACAAAAGATAGAGAAAGGGAGGCTGTTTCACAGATCCTTGGAGTCAGAAGAGCAaatgatttggaaaggtatttaGGGCTTCCTAGTATGGTGGGGAGAAGAAAGAGATCGTCTTTTCAAATTCTGAAGGATAGGCTAAAGCAAAAAATCGACAACTGA